The Haliotis asinina isolate JCU_RB_2024 chromosome 3, JCU_Hal_asi_v2, whole genome shotgun sequence genome segment GAACAAAGTCTGTAGGAGGGACAGTACCTGATGTTGGTTGGAAATATTTCTGGTGTGTAGAAGAACAGTGCACCAAACGCTCCAAATATTCCAAAGAAGCCAAAAcaggaaaatgcagttgatatGATGGCCCCTGTTCCGGTGTTTCCTAATAAGACATTATATTGGTAATATTCCTTCTATCTGAACAGAAAACGTGAACAGATGGGCAGAGTGAAGTATGACCACGCCATGACTTCATGTGTATTGAAACACTTGGAGTGAGTTGGCTCTGCCGGAGAACAAGTGACTAGAACCTTTTGTCCAGGTATGTCAACGTGAGGAAGGATTCAAACTCTGAGAACAGGTTTCAGTATCACAGTCTTTTCGTCTGGTCTCTCAACGTAATTCCATTCATATTCTAATTCTTCAGTGCGTGCGAATGTACATGAATATGAATGAGGAATGTTGTTCGATCGAGCACGTGTTCGAATCGTCATATGCGGGTCGACTGGAAGTCGTAGAGGCAGGGGTTGAACTTACCCATGAGTTCCCTGACAACTGTAGCCCCGACCAATCCAAACCCGGTTATAAGGTGTAGAAAGATGCAGGTCTTCTTTCGACCGATACTGAAAACCAGAGGCATTAAAGTCAAAACAGAAATAGATGCAGTTCATGACGACTCTTCATCAGCTTTACACATGTCAAATTGAGATACTTTCTTCAGGAGAATGTTTACGCACATTCGCTAACATCTTGTAGAATTCAGTGACCAATGTAAATATGTCTATTTCTTTCACTGGTTTGCCCTGCGTGCATCGTTGAATCTGTCTTCGTAGGTAGCCGAGATTGCGTATTGTGTGGCATTGATATCTTATATTTAAGGTGCGTTGCAAGGCGATCGCTTATATTAAGCAAATTATTCGCCTATCCTAGGCTTGTAAGGGTTGGAAACCCTTGTCCACTATTTCAAAATGACGTTTACCCGGTCCTAATGAAGAACAGTCTCGAAGACGATCTGATGAATTTACGACTTTTGATGACTACACTGAAGATGTGGAGCAAACTGATGCTGGGCTGTAGCTGTCATTCCTCATTTCCCAGTTAACCCACTACACATTTTCACCTGTCGATTTTCATATTTCCTCCAACCGCCATTTTAGTTTGAGAGCGATGCAGCCTCAGAGAGCAATTGGTGCAATTGTTGTAAGCAATCTGGTGTAGGGTGAATGACTGTAAATCGCTTGTTATAAGAGCAAACCAAGTCATTACCTGTCGACAAGATAGTAGATGGCGACACTGGATGGCATCTGCACCACTATCAGTAGGACTACATTGACAAACCTGTCTCCAGCCAAGGCATCTGATGTGAAGTACAGTCCAAAATACGTCATACTGTCTGTGAACCTGAAAACGTAGCACAATAAATAACTAGATGGAGGTGCGGTGTCGTAGGCGAATGTTAAGAGTGTTTATTTGTAAACctgaaggtccaggttcgataCTGAACATGGGTCAGTGGATGACACACATTCACGACATTGCTGGTAAAATCTCACTATTTTTTCAACTTCAGAAATTCAACTTGTTTGTTACTTCGTTCCCACCAGACAACTGATTTCATTTGTTATGTGCGCTTTATCATTAAACTATACTACCATATAAACCAGAGGACAGCCACATTCAAACCCAGCCGTTTGTCTTTGATGAAGTCAAGTAGGGAATGTGTTTCATCGTCGACAGTGTGCACCACAGGCTCAGTAAGCAGAGCGTCAGCTTGTTCCTTTGACAAAGTCCCTTCTTGTTCTTTCTTAGTGTCGAGCTGTTCATGACCTGAGTGCAGACTGTCGTACACATCCAAGACATGCTGGTAGTCTACGCGGCTGATCCTCGCTGCTTTCTTCAAGAGTCGTTTGATCTGCTTAGGATTGCCGTTCGCCACCAACCATCGGAGAGATTCCTCCAGGAAACTTTTTGAACGTAATATATAACAACGACATCATACCCAGCCAACAAAGTGCAATTCTACGTTTAAACCACTTGAAATGTAAAATGCCACAATAACTCCTTTCCATTGGTCTTCCATACAAACAAGATCAAATACTTCTATAAGGAGTAAACTCAAATGGTCGGGATACTACCCACGAACCATTATCATATAGACACACTTAGGCAGTAAATATAAACCTATGTTATCGTAAGTAATGAATGCTTATAAGGTACACGTTAAAACTTTACTCTGTGGGGGTTTCCTTTCACTGATATTCAGAGATCCATTATGGCCAACACTATGTAGCCCGTTAGATCCAGTGGAATTAATTTCTGAGGATATTCGAGACTGAGTATTCTCACACGTTGACGATTTGTATTTACAAGAACTGTAGAATGATGACTGCGGACACGGAACAGCATCCAAGCTGGAGGATCCTCCAGGAGTAGTCCCTGAGGAGGTAGGCCACCAGGGGCAGGAACAGGTGACATGTGCACCAGCCGATGTTGGACAGGAAGGCCACAAGCTTCCGGTATCTTGTTGGGAATACCTCGATTCCAATGGTAGCATCTGTCAGAACTATTCCCTAAAATGCACATATTAGCACTCAGTACGTGGATGATGATTGGGAGATTTGCTCTGTATTGTGTACAGTTACTTGGCTATGTCTGGAAATGTATCTTTGAAAGATTCATATGCAACAATGTTTTTATCGAACATTGTTAAAACAGATTATATTTTACACATATTTAAATAGATATAACAAAATGGCACAATATGACCATGCAGTCTCCCCTGGTGTGCTGGTATATTAATATTGTACCTGTTGGAACAGCCCTAGAATCAGCCTGAGAACGAGGAAAACTGTGAAGGTGGGGGAGAACGCTACCCCGACCCCCAAGGCCAGGACAATCATGTGAGAAATAAGATGGACAGGGCGACGACCAAAACGGTCAGAGAATATTGGGAGGACGGCTGCACCGACTCCTTGACCGACAATCAGCAAGGTTTGCCCAAGGCCTTTGAGAGGAGCTCGGTCACACACTATCCCCATCTGTAAACAGAGCGTAACATGCGCCGTTACGTGTCTCTCAGTTACACGGGCTCTacaggtagagtgagtgagggagttagggagtgagggagggaaggaTAAGGGTATACTGACGCCAAATTCCATATATGCCTCAGTTGATTGTTACGTGTTCGGTACAGACGCAGTGCAAAGGAAACGCAAACACGACCCGTAACGATACGTACAAAAAGGCAAATGATGAAAAAAACATTCGATAACAAATGCACACATTTTGACTGATGTCAACAGCAAAAAGTGTTTTCCAGTGATACGCCAGTACATATTTAAcacaattaaatattttttgcacATTCCCCCCAAAAATGTGGTCGTGCGTTTCTTTCGCAATTAAATCAATGGCGATGATCAGTTTGGTTCATGAAGTTGTGATTGAAATCCCGATATACCATGTTTACAGTTATGGAATAGTCAAgaaaaaatgaacaaatgaacatGTTAAATAGGTTATCAGGAAAATACTCACATCTGATATGATGGACAGCTCCTTCCTCTCGTCAAAACTATACCCGTACAAGCATGGCAGCTGTTTCGTCTCGGCGTCGCCGCTGATGTTGGCCACGACTCTGATGCTGCACTTGTCGTAGAAGATGTCGCTGTTGTTGATAGTGAATGCGTCATCGTCAATTGCGGTGAAAATGTCTGATATGTTATTGGGTTGACCACAAGTATGTGGGATATTTCTGGCTGCAACATAGAGCACG includes the following:
- the LOC137279167 gene encoding organic anion transporter 3-like, whose product is MSQARPTFQPVHRTAKMPKAHTEVDPLLDALGGRGRYQLLQYFVSKIYAFTAAFQLLNFVYVARNIPHTCGQPNNISDIFTAIDDDAFTINNSDIFYDKCSIRVVANISGDAETKQLPCLYGYSFDERKELSIISDMGIVCDRAPLKGLGQTLLIVGQGVGAAVLPIFSDRFGRRPVHLISHMIVLALGVGVAFSPTFTVFLVLRLILGLFQQGIVLTDATIGIEVFPTRYRKLVAFLSNIGWCTCHLFLPLVAYLLRDYSWRILQLGCCSVSAVIILQFFFLEESLRWLVANGNPKQIKRLLKKAARISRVDYQHVLDVYDSLHSGHEQLDTKKEQEGTLSKEQADALLTEPVVHTVDDETHSLLDFIKDKRLGLNVAVLWFIWFTDSMTYFGLYFTSDALAGDRFVNVVLLIVVQMPSSVAIYYLVDSIGRKKTCIFLHLITGFGLVGATVVRELMGNTGTGAIISTAFSCFGFFGIFGAFGALFFYTPEIFPTNIRNVGLGTSSAFSRFGGMLGPFAGLLSEYVTWAPGAVFTCCCLAATAMVIVLPETKGKELPQTLSDVKGWYVTTDDKRRMDSIAKDGDADETPGQHGL